A segment of the Desulfofundulus kuznetsovii DSM 6115 genome:
TTTTTTCACTCCCACCCTGGTCGATGCTTCGACCACCCGGACAATTTCCTCCAGGGTAAGGATTTCCTTCCGGGGCACGACGGATACACCCTGGGGAGGCATGCAGTAACGGCAGCGTAAATTACAGCGGTCGGTGACTGAAACCCGCAGGTAGTTTATCTCCCTTTGATAACGATCTTCCATAAAATGTGCACCTTCCTTCAGTGTTAGGCCGCTTAAGATAGTATTCTCGACAAAACCGCACTTTCCTGCCGATATCCCCGCAAAGAAGGACAAGTAAACCGCCCGGCTATGTCCCTGTACGGCCAACCTTCCGGTTTTGTTTAAATTATGTTTAATTGTCTAAACATATCGTCCAGTTTATTATACAACACAATCTTTTTTAGCGGCCAGATGAGGCGGCAGAACCGGCTTTTTCCTGGTATTCTTTTTGCGTATGGCATTTGTACCGTAGCAAATCGTCATGTGATCTTCGCAAATTGAAATGGGGGGTATGGCCATGCGCATAGAGCAGCACCCGGTTTTGGAATTCAGGCGGGGTAAAAAAATAAAGTTTACCTTTGACGGCAAAGAGTATGAAGGCTACGAAGGAGAAACCATTGCCGCGGCCCTGCACGCCGCCGGCATCCGGGTCCTGCGGGAAAGCCCGGTGCTCCGCCGCCCCCGGGGCCTTTTCTGCGCCATCGGCAACTGTTCCTCCTGTCTCATGACTGTAAACGGGGAACCCAACGTGCGGATTTGTGTG
Coding sequences within it:
- a CDS encoding (2Fe-2S)-binding protein, with the translated sequence MRIEQHPVLEFRRGKKIKFTFDGKEYEGYEGETIAAALHAAGIRVLRESPVLRRPRGLFCAIGNCSSCLMTVNGEPNVRICVEKLRPGMVVESQKGKGVIYAAGN